The Laspinema palackyanum D2c genome segment CGGAAATAGGGGCTTGCAGGGCATGAGGAGCTTAATGGGGTCAAGTTCCCAGACGTGGGGAATCACGCAAACGAGCTTACCCTCAAAGAAGCGAATGGAATACCCAAACAACACAAGATACCAGATTAAATAGGTTGCCTTTTTAACTCGCTCAACCAGTATAGGTTAAACTTTATTTTGGGAAACTGTCAAGTCTATCCTCACGGGTTTAGAAATGGATGACAGAGCATACCTCCAAAAGCACAGTCCCCTGCCTATCCTAGATAGCATCCCCTGGGGGGGAGCAACTTTGAAGGTTTGTTTTAAGGTGGCATTGCCCGAGATTTGGGTGATTCGATGAGAATAAAATATCGAACTACCGCTGGCGGGTCTGAATTTATTCCCTAGTTTAGCGATGATCAAAATAAAGCTAATCCCTCTATCGATAGATCGTTTCCCTATCCGATGGAGCAGGTCTCGATCGCCCTGGACTTAGTTGAACAGAGTTGAACAGATTGATGGAATTATGGCAGACCTTGTTCCATTTTGACTCGCGGGATCTATATCTATAGGAATAAAATTCACCTGAATTAAACCTTGATTAAGGATTAAGACTCACTCGATTGAGGCCAGAGGTAAATCACACCAGAAATCCAGGTTAGGGCCACGGAAATCCAGAAGGCAACTAAGGCGATCGCAGTCCATTCCCCAGGCAGAGGCGCGATTAACAGAGCGATCGCCAGGATTTGACTGACGGTTTTTAACTTCCCCCACAAATTGGCACCGGCGATCGCCGCATTCCCCGTTAAAGCGGGATTGATGCGCCATCCGGCGATCGCCAATTCCCTAAATAAAATCAAAAATACCCCCCAAGCAGGCAACTGTCCCAGTTGCACCAGGGACATCAAGGGTGCCATAACCAATAACTTATCGACTAACGGATCGAGAAACTTCCCCAACTCCGTCACTTGATCCAGTTTTCTAGCTAAATAGCCATCTAACCAATCCGTTCCTGCTGCCACCAAAAAAATCACCACGGAGATCCATCGCAACCTCGGCGTGGGGTCTGACAGGAAATACAGTAGAAAAGGCACCCCCAATAAACGGGAGAAGGTAATCCAAGTTGAGAGCGTCATAAATAGCTCACCAGAACAGAATAAAAAAAACCTAGGGCCGACCGAAGGATTGGCCCTAGGTTAACATAATTTTGCTCTGAATGTTTTGCTCTATCCCCAGAATCTGCTCTTAGCAGGCTCCTCTTTGGTTAAAAATAACCTGGAACGTTTTCACAATTAGGAGGAGGTCATAAAGAATCGACCACTTGCGCTGATACTCCAAATCCAGGTGAATCACTTGTTCAAAATCTTTAATACTAGAGCGTCCATGAGTCTGCCATTCTCCCGTTAGACCCGGTTTAACATTCAATCGGTCTAAATGGTGGGGTTGGTAGTCTTTCACTTCCCCGGGAGTGGGTGGACGAGTGCCCACTAAGCTCATTTCGCCGCGCAGAACGTTCCAAAATTGAGGCAGTTCATCCAGACTGGTGCGACGTAGAAACCGGCCTACTCGGGTGATGCGAGGATCATTTTCGTTTTTAAATAGATGTCCTTTGACTTCGTTTTTGACCAGATGCTGAAGATGTTCCGCATTAACGACCATCGAGCGGAATTTCCACATCCGGAAGTATCGACCCTTGTAGCCACAGCGAATTTGGCTATAGAGTAAAGGTCCTGGGTTGTCCAACTGCATGGCGATTACGAGGGGAATAGCAATGACGGAGGTGATTGCTAACCCGACTAATGCTCCAACAATATCAATAAGCCGCTTTGTTTTACTGTCAAGGGAAGGATGACATTCTTGCCGAATTGTTGGATCAGAATAAGTCGCTTCAATAGTGGCGCTAGTGGCTGGATTAAATTTAAAGGGAATAGATATATCAATTTTATGAGCAGTTAACACGATCTTCTCCCGTTGGGTTTGCGGTGGGTATCCTGATTCTTGAACTGACTCTACTCAATTTTGGGGAAATTCGGTAGAACTACCCCCTGATATTTACTTAAACTTTGAAATGTTAGTCAGTTTTGTAAAGTTTTCGTGTGGTTTAAAATCAAGCCCCAGTCTTCTGCAACGCCTATACCCTGCGCTTTGATGGTCCCAAGTGTGTCCTAGACATTAAGTCCAACGGGCGCGACCCCACTCTGTGGCGATCGCTCCCTTGAAATGGGGCAAAGATGCCCTATCTGGAGCCGGGGTTTCCGGCCATATCCGATATTTTCCCGCTTTTCTGTATTTTTCACTACATTTTTCTAGTAATTATCGAGAAAAATTTTCGGAATGATGGCGTTGAGGGGTTAAAAATTCACTTAAATAAAGGAGGAGGGGTTCTTCAAAATGTTGATGAGTCGTTGTGGCGATCGCCTCCAAATATTGTAACAACCGCCCAGACTGTTCCAAATTAACGCGATAAGTGCCATCAACCTGGTCAAACAGAGGGATATCCGGCGTGAGAGGATATTCCGTTGTCGCCGCCAGTTCGGGCATTGGGACTACAGAGTTCACAGAGGAACTCAACCCCGGAGGCAAATTCCCCTCCAGGAACCCTTGAATCCGACTCCCCAGCGATCGCCCGTGAATCCCGCGACGTTCCACTAATGCTACAATTTCCCGCAAGGACCGGGCACTGTCGTCCTGGATTGCGCGTAACAACTCCGCCAGTAAAAAATAATCCCCATACTGCTGCCGGTTCAAGTCCAGAACCCGAGGATACAAAGGCAACGCCGCCAACCCAAAGGCAATCCGACTCGAACCCGACCCCCGATTTCCCCGGGGTGGATCAGCGATTAACGTCGCATTCGGGAGTTTTTGCCGCATCCAACCCCTTAACGAGGGTGATTGTGCCGTCCCCCCGGTACAGACGGCGCGCTCAATGGCGATCGCCGATAAACCTGTTTCAATCAACAACCCATTCAACGCTTGATTCAAAAAGTTGAGAAATGGCTCAACCACTAAAGTTTGTAACTCCCGGTGGGCGATCGTCCAGCGAAACTCCCCCACCGTCACCGGATATACATCTCGCTCTTGCAGCGCCAACTTCACCTCTTCCGCTGCCGCTAACAATTCTCTTCCAGCGGGATGTTCAAGTAATCGCTGCTGTAACTGCATTCGCCGCACCCCATCCGGTTCTCCCGGGCGGGGTAACTCCAAATCGCACCCCAGATACCAATATCCCCGATTTTCCCGACGGACTGCCTCCGTCCAAAATAACTGACAAATTATATCTTGATCTAACCCTTGACCTGCATAGGGAAAACTGCGAGTTTTGAAGTGAGACTCACTGAGTTCCTCCAGGTTTTCTGGCACCGCAACCAATGCCAACTCTGTCATTGTCGCACCGGAATCGATCGCCAACCCATAGCGCATCCCCACCGCCCGAGAGCGGTGCCAACTGGCTCCGGGTCCTTCCTGGGGGTGAAATTGTCGAGATAAGACCGAAGGAATCGTCACCCGTTCTCCACCGACACCCGGAAGGACTGAGAGCCATGCAGCGACTGCATTTTCCACAAATAGCACTTGGGACGCTTCTTGGACAAGCTTCGCACTTAAAATAGATTCGCGAATATTAAAACAATAACTATCGGGCCAACTGCCGGGAAAACTCACAATTGCCCCACGCAACTGAGCGATCGCCTCGGGAAACCGATCGGGTTCTAACCCGGCAGCACCCCCAATCGCAGCAGAAGGGGTCGCCATCGTCAGGGCCGATGACAGGGTAGCAACAGCATGACTGCGAGGAGAGGAAACAGAAGGCAACCTGAGCGATCGCCCAGAACCCGATGCCACTTCCACCACCGGCAACCCCAACCCTTGGGCCAATGGAGCCACCCCAGCAGCGGCGATCGTTGCCAACAGCGCACTTAACGCATCAAGCAAATCGCTTAATCCGAGGGACCTTCCATGCGATCGTAACACCACCTCCCGTTTTGCCCGTTTGCGATTCAGCAACTCCAGGGGGACAACCGTCGGGTGCATTCCCGAGTCCCAAAGCTTGTCCTTCCCTTTTGTTCCCGCAATCCCCGGCAATAACAGGGGTTTAAACTGATGCAACCACCATCCCTGGGACCGGAGATAAACTTGGGAAGGTAAGCGAAACGTGGGGTCAGAACCCTGAGAACCGAGGGGATGCCAATAAAGCGGATATAACTGACAGGTGAGGCGATCGAACAAAGCTGCCGACAGGTGAGTCGTCCCGAGATCAATTCCCAAATACCAGAACCCTGCCGATCCGTTTGGCACTGCCATTCTTCTGTTTCCCCCTTAGCTGGTTGCCGTCCCAAAATGAGTTTAACTGTTAACTATGCTAAACGCGCAGGTGTTCCCCGGAAAAACTCAGCGGTTGAATCAGATACTGGGAGCATCGGACCAACTGTCAAAGAAATTATCCAGGGTGGGATTGGCAAGGTCATCCTCTGGGGAAATGGGGAGCCCTGGCTCATCTGCCTCCGGTTCGCGATCGCCAGGTGTAGTGGCTTCCTCCTCATCATCCATGAAGTCAGCGAAAAAATCTTCCACTGTTTCATGGTTGACATCTTCCTCTGCTGTGACTTTGACCACTGGAGGCGGATTTGTTGCCATTAGTTCGGCAAAAATATCATCTAAGGTGGGCAAAACATTGTTTGATCGCCCCCTTGCCTCGGGCTTACTTTCACCGTTAAGACGAGAAGACCCCGGGGTTGCTCCAGATCCGGTTTTCTGGGATTTGAGGGA includes the following:
- the pgsA gene encoding CDP-diacylglycerol--glycerol-3-phosphate 3-phosphatidyltransferase, with the translated sequence MTLSTWITFSRLLGVPFLLYFLSDPTPRLRWISVVIFLVAAGTDWLDGYLARKLDQVTELGKFLDPLVDKLLVMAPLMSLVQLGQLPAWGVFLILFRELAIAGWRINPALTGNAAIAGANLWGKLKTVSQILAIALLIAPLPGEWTAIALVAFWISVALTWISGVIYLWPQSSES
- a CDS encoding sugar transferase; translated protein: MLTAHKIDISIPFKFNPATSATIEATYSDPTIRQECHPSLDSKTKRLIDIVGALVGLAITSVIAIPLVIAMQLDNPGPLLYSQIRCGYKGRYFRMWKFRSMVVNAEHLQHLVKNEVKGHLFKNENDPRITRVGRFLRRTSLDELPQFWNVLRGEMSLVGTRPPTPGEVKDYQPHHLDRLNVKPGLTGEWQTHGRSSIKDFEQVIHLDLEYQRKWSILYDLLLIVKTFQVIFNQRGAC